The Mycolicibacterium aurum genome segment ACGCCGGCTACGTCAAGGTGCAGGACCGCACCACCTACACGTCGCTCGAAGGGGTTTTCGCCGCAGGCGATCTCGTCGACCACACCTACCGCCAGGCCATCACGGCGGCCGGAAGTGGTTGTGCCGCTTCGATTGACGCAGAGCGCTGGCTGGCCGAGCACGCTGACCCCGGCGAAAGAACCTCCACCACAACGGATGACAGCGACCTGATAGGAGCACAGCAATGAGTGGTTCCAGCACGGTGACCGTGACCGACGATTCGTTCTCCGACGACGTTCTGCTCAGCGGCAAGCCGGTACTGGTGGACTTCTGGGCCACCTGGTGCGGACCGTGCAAGATGGTCGCCCCCGTGCTCGAGGAGATCGCCTCGGAGAAGTCGGACGCGATCACCATCGCCAAGCTCGATGTGGACGAGAATCCCGCCACTGCCCGCGACTTTCAGGTGGTCTCCATCCCGACCATGATCCTGTTCAAAGACGGTCAGCCGGTGAAGCGGATCGTGGGCGCGAAGGGCAAGGCCGCGTTGCTGCGGGAGCTGTCCGAGGTCATCTGAGCCTTCGGGCCAGGCACGAACACCAGCCTGGGGTTTTTCCGAATCCCCTGTTGGTCTGAGAGAATGCTGTTATGTCCAGTCTGCGTCGCGGTGACCGCGGAGGTGCGGTCACCGAGATCAGGGCCGCTCTCGCGGCGCTCGGCATGATCGACGACCCGGACGAAGACCTGACCACCGGCAAGCACGTGGCTGCCGACGTTTTCGACGGCGACCTCGACCAGGCGGTACGGGCATT includes the following:
- the trxA gene encoding thioredoxin, whose translation is MSGSSTVTVTDDSFSDDVLLSGKPVLVDFWATWCGPCKMVAPVLEEIASEKSDAITIAKLDVDENPATARDFQVVSIPTMILFKDGQPVKRIVGAKGKAALLRELSEVI